The following nucleotide sequence is from Pelomicrobium methylotrophicum.
CCAGAGCACCGCCTCGGGAGCCTCAGGCTCCGCCCCCTCATCGTCGAAAAGGCGGCCAAGCCCTAGTAGTGCCGAGAGCTGATCGTCGCCGACCTCCGGCCTGAGCTGCGCCCGCCAGCCCAGCGCCGCCGCTGCGTAGGCCAGCGCCCCGATGGCGTGACCGCAGTCGTGCTGGCAGTAGCGCCAAGCGCGCACGCCGTATTTCCACGCCTCGCGCCAGTGGATGCCGGTGAGGGCCACCAGGACGCCGCCCGCGAAGGACCGATCCCACCGTGCCGCCTCTCCAGGAATCCCTCGCCGCTCGAGGAGGTGGTCGCGGCTCACGTAGTGGTAGACGCCCCGGGCGAGCCCGGGCAGCTCGCCGCAGACCAGGTACGCTTCGGTGGGATGCAGGTTCCCGCTGGACGGATTGCAGCGCAGCGCCCAGCGGGTGCCGCCGTAGCGCTTCCAAGCGGAAAGCCCGAGGGAGAGCTCGAACAGAATGGCCAGCGACTCCCGGTCGAGGGGTCGCGGCTCCGGCCGCGCACCGCAGCGCACCGCGTCGAACGGCGTCTGCAGCCGGTCGGCGGCCAGCGGCAGCGCCACCTGCTCGGCGCCGGCGTAAGTGCGGAACGGTTCCGGCTGATTGGCCCAGTCGAGGCCGCCTGGACCGGGCGCGTACCGGTCCAGATGATGCTTGCTCGCCTCGTGGTAGTGGAGCACTTCTTCGAGCGGGTTCCCGACGCCGGACTCCAGCTTCATGGAATGAGATCCTTTCCCGGGCAAGCGCCTCGCCGAGGCCTGTGGGCCGCCCGGGGAAACGGGGCAGTTCCCGAGCGCCCTTTCCGGGAAGGCCATCGCCCAACTGGTATAATTTCCATTCTCCACCCTTTTTTGCCCGCCGTGAGTTATTACAAGTACCACGTGTTTTTCTGCTGCAACCAGCGCGGTCCGGGCGAAGCTTGCTGCAACAACCACGACGCCCAGGCGATGCGGGCCTACGCCAAAGAACAGGTCAAAGCGCTCAAGCTCGCCGGCCCGGGGAAAGTGCGCATCAACCAGGCGGGCTGCCTGGACCGGTGCAGCGAAGGCCCCGTGATCGTGGTGTACCCGGAAGGCGTGTGGTATACGTACGTGGACAAGGATGACATCGACGAGATCATCCACGAACACCTGGTCAACGGGCGCATCGTGACGCGCCTTCGCATCTGAAGCGCGGCTCGCTTGTCGCAGGCTCAGGCGCGAGCAACCCCTCCCCGGTGCCCGGCGTCACGACCCGACCCGCCAGTGTCCATCTCCATGAACCGCACCCCATCCACAACGCTGATCGAGGGCCCCGCCGCCCCCATCGAAGTGGCCCTCGTCGACCCCGGACCGTCCCGCAAGGGCATTGCCGTCGTGGCCCACCCCCATCCCCTCTACGGGGGGACCATGGACAACAAGGTGGTCACCACGCTTGCCCGAGCGTTCGAAGGCGAGGGGTTCGCCGCCGTGCGCTTCAACTTCCGCGGGGTCGGAAAAAGCGGCGGCACGTTCGACGAGGGCTTCGGCGAGACTGACGACGCCGTGGCGGTGGCGAAGTGGGCCCTCGCGACTTTAGGGCAAAGCCCCCTGCTGCTCGCGGGCTTCTCCTTCGGCGCCGCGATCCAGGCCCGCGCGGCGCAGCAGCTTAATCCCGCCCGCCTGGTGCTGGTGGCGCCGGCGGTCACGCGGGTGGTGATGCCCAACGTGCCGGAGGACACCCTCGTGATCCACGGCGAGAACGATGACGTGGTGCCTCTCGGCGAGGTGATGGACTGGGCGCGGCCCCAGGCGCTGCCGGTGCTGGTGATTCCCGGCGGCGAGCACTTCTTCCACGGTCGGCTGCACATCCTCAAGCGCGTCGTCGTGAAGGCATGCAGGTCCTGACCGCGCAGGGGTTGCGCAAGTTCTACGGTGCCCACGAGGTGGTGCGCGGCGTGGACCTGACGGTCCAGCGCGGCCAATGCTTCGGTCTCCTGGGCCCCAACGGCGCGGGCAAGACCACCACGCTTCGGCTGTGCCTCGGGCTCACCGACCCCGACGGCGGCAAAATCCACCTGCTGGGCGAGCCGGTGCCCCAGCGGGCTCGGGAAGCGCGCATCCGGGTGGGGGTCGTACCCCAGTCAGACAATCTGGACCCGGACTTCACCGTGGTCGAGAACCTGCTGGTCTTCGGGCGCTATTTCGGCCTCGACCGCAAGACGGTGGCGCGACGCGTTCCCGAGCTGCTCGCCTTCGCCGGCCTTGAAGGCCGCGCCGACACCAAGATCCAGACCCTCTCCGGCGGCATGAAGCGGCGCCTGGCCCTCGCCCGGGCCCTGGTGAACGACCCCGACCTCCTGTTTCTGGACGAGCCCACCACGGGGCTCGATCCCCAGGCGCGGCACCTGATTTGGGAGCGCCTCAAGCAGTTACTCGCCCTCGGCAAGACCATCGTGCTCACCACCCATTTCATGGACGAGGCCGAGCGGCTGTGCGACACCCTCTCAGTCATGGACCACGGCCGCATCATCGCCCATGGCTCGCCCCGGGCGCTGATCCGACAGAACATCGAGCGGGAAGTGGTCGAGGTATACGGCGAGGGGGCCCAGGCGTGGGCGCGTCTGCATGCGCCGCGGCTGTGCCAGCGCTTCGAGATCGCGGGTGAAACCGCGTTTTGCTACTGCGAGGACGCCAAAGCTGTGATCGCGGACCTGGAGGGCCGCAACGGCCTGCGCTACCTCCACCGGCCCGCGAACCTGGAAGACGTGTTCCTGAAGCTCACCGGGCGGGACATTCGTGACTGATGATTGCGAAGGAGACCTCGTGAGCGCCCAGCTTCCCGCCGCCCGCCTGTTCAACGGCTTCAATCCGAAACACCTGCAACCGCCGCGGCTGTCGCTGCGTTTCGTGCCCGTGTGGCAGCGCAATTTTCTGGTATGGCGCAAGCTCGCCATCCCTTCCATGCTGGGCAACCTGGCCGATCCCATGCTCTACATGCTCGCCCTGGGCTTCGGTCTGGGAAGCCTGCTTCCCACCGTGGAGGGCGTCTCCTACATCACCTTCCTCGCCGCCGGCACCGTATGCTACGGCACCATGAACAGCGCCACCTTCGAAGCCCTCTACTCCGGCTTCTCCCGCATGCACGTGCAGCGCACCTGGGACGCGATCCTGAACGCCCCCATCACCCTGGACGACGTGGTGACGGCGGAGGCGGTGTGGGCTGCCTCCAAGAGCTTCCTCTCCGGGATGGCGATCCTCGCCGTCATCTGGCTCCTGGGGCTTTCCCATTCGCCCCTCACCCTCTGGATCGTTCTCTTGGTTCCCTTGATCGGACTCACCTTCGCGTGCCTGGGGCTCACGGTCACTGCGCTGTCGCCGAGCTACGACTTCTTCCTCTACTACTTCACGCTGATCATCACGCCCATGGTGCTCCTGTGCGGCGTGTTCTTCCCCGTGAGCCAGCTCCCTCCCGTGCTCCAGCACGTGGCCCAGTTCCTGCCGCTTTTCCATGCCATCGAGCTGGTGCGTCCGCTGGTGGTCGGTCGCGCGCCGGCCCAGCCGCTCATCCACGTGCTCGTGCTCCTCGGCTACGCGGCGGTCGGTTTCTACCTGGCGCTGGTCCTCACCCGCCGACGCTTACTCAAGTGAACATAGCAGGTCGAGACAAGGGTGAACGAAATTACGGCGCTGCGCGAGGACTGGGGACAATGCCAACGCCTTTCGATGGGCGTCTCGGCAAAGCGTTGAGGCGCGCGTGTATCCGGCTGTCGCATCCAGCCCATCAAGCCGCGAAGCGGTTGTGCCGCAGTGCTGAATTCCTCTCCAGGCGGGCTTCCTGTAAAGTATACGGAAGCTTTCCTTCAGCCACGCCGTCATGCTCTGGATCAAGGCTTTTCACATCGTCTTCATGGTGACCTGGTTCGCCGGGTTGTTCTATCTGCCGCGGCTTTTCGTCTACCACGCCATGGCGGAGGACCCGGTGAGCCAGGAGCGCTTCCAGGTGATGGAGCGCAAGCTCTATTACGGCATCATGACCCCGGGCGCCGTGCTCACCCTCGCCCTGGGCCTGTGGCTGTGGCTCGGTTACGGCTTTTCCGGCGGATGGCTGCACGCGAAGCTCGCGCTGGTGGCGGTCCTGGTGGGCTACCACCTGTGGTGCGGCAAGCTCTTGCGGGATTTCCGGCAACAGCGCAACACCCGAAGCCACGTCTGGTACCGCTGGTTCAACGAGTTCCCGGTGCTGATCCTCATCGCCGTGGTGATCCTCGTGGTGGTCAAGCCGTTCTGAACCGCCCCTTCCGGCCCCGCCCGCGTCTCCCACTTTGGCTGCCCACCTTCGACCGGCGCCCGGAAGGATCCAAAGGCTTCTCCAGACTGCTTGGGGCGGCAAATGACGCCCGCCCCGGTGCACCGGTCGGCGCCCCCTGCCCGTTCGGGAAAAATTTTCAAAACGCGGTGGAATACGCGCCCGGCAATGACTGTTTGCTATTGACGTAACACCCCACAACCCATCAAGGAGTCGACACGATGAAACGGCATGCTTTGGCGGCAAGCTTTCTTTTTCTCACCGGCAGCGCCTTCGCGGGACCCGCGCTGGAGGACGCAAACGTTCACTTCCGGGCCATCGCCTCCGGCGACCTCGCCTTGTTGATGAGAGGCTACGCTGACAACGCCCGGCTCAACTGGGTGGGCGGTCCCCTCGATGGCACCTATGACGGCGTCCAGAGCATCCGCGCCGTATGGGAGAAGTTCACCCAAGCCCAGGGGCCGCTCAAGCTGACCGTCGACAGGATGGAGGAGTCCGCCAATCCCAAGGGCGCCACCGTCACGGCCAACGTCCAGTTTGATGGCAAGCAGCCGATCAAGGTCCGCTACGTGCTGACCTACCGAGAGGGTCGCCTGGTGAGCGAGACCTGGCAGATCGACCCCAAGCTCTCCCTGGCCGGCTACTGAGCCCCTCAATGTGACTTGGCCAGGAAAGCTCAGGCGGCGCCGGAAGATCGCTCACATCCCGGAGAGTTTTGGGTCTCGAAAGATGAACGCATCGCCAAGGTTCGATCGTTTCATCCGCCGCCTGGGCCTCCCGGGGGCTGCGCTCGCAACGCTCGCGCTCGCCGCGGTGGGGGCTGCCGCGCAGGAGCGGCACGAACATCCGCCGGGCACAAGCCAGGCGCCGTCCCCGTTCATCGCCAGCACCGCTTCACCGTTCTCCACGCTGGCCGCGCAAGCCTTGGCGATCATGCACGAGGGGATGGCAAAGGCGCCGGTGAACGGCGATCCGGATCACGATTTCGTCACCATGATGATCCCCCACCACCAGGGCGCCATCGACATGGCGAAGGCGCTCCTCCTTTATACCAAGGATCCGGAGCTGCGCAATCTGGCGCTTGCCATCATCACCGAGCAGCAGAACGAGATCCGGCTGATGCAAGGCTGGCTCGCGCGGCACGCTGCGCGGAATCCCGGCGCCGCCCAAGAGACGGAATCCACATCCCAAACTCGCTGAGAAGGAACTCGACATGAAACGACGCTCGCTCGCCCTCGCGCTGGCCTTCGGCAGTTCGGTCGCGCTGGCCGCGCCTTCACCCACCGACCGCGTCTACACCGCAGACCAGAACAGCAATACAGTGTCGGTGATCGATCCTTCGTCCAACACGTTGCTGGGCCAGATCCGGTTGGGCAACGCCCGCCCCGACGTGCTCTCGCCGCTCTACAAGGGCGAAATCAACGTGCACGGCCTGGGGTTTTCGCCGGATCACAAGACGCTGATCGCGATTTCCAACGGCTCCAATTCGGTCACCTTCATCGACACCGCCACCAATCGGGTGAAAGGCATCGCCTACATCGGCCGCTCGCCCCACGAAGGGTTCTTCACCCCCGATGGCAAGGAAGTGTGGGCGGTGGTGCGCGGCGAGAGCCACATTTCCGTGATCGATCCCAACACCTTCAAGGAAGTCGCACGCATCGAAACGGCGCCCGGGCCAGGCATGGTGCTTTTTCATCCCACCCGCAACCTCGCCTTCGTCGTGCACAGCTTCACCCCCGAGGTCCACGTGATCGACGTGGCCGCCCGCCAGGTGATCAAGCGCATCCCCGTGGCGAGCCCCTTCTCTCCCTTCTTGCAGTTCACCCCTGACTACAAGGAGGTGTGGATGACGCACAAGGACGTGGGCAAGGTGACCCGCATCGACACCGAAACCCTCGAAGTGAAGGGCGTATTCGACACCGGCTTCATCACCAACCACCTGGGTTTCGCCAAGACCGCGCGCGGCACGCTCGCCTATGTCACCATCGGCGGCGAGAACGCGGTGAAGGTCTACACCACCGATGCCGCGCCGAAGTTGCTGGCCACCATCCCGGTGGGCGCGCTGCCGCACGGCATCTGGCCTTCCGACGATGGCACGCGCATGTACGTGGGGCTGGAAAACGGCGATGCCGTGGAGGCGATCGACACCGCCACCGACCGGGTGATCGCGCGCATCCCGGTCGGGCAGGCCCCGCAGGCGCTGGTCTACGTGTCGAACGCCGTGCCCAGCGGCACGGGAACGGCCAACCTCGTCCCGCGCGCCAATGGCGAGCCGATCAACATCCCGCTCAAGGCCGCGAAGGGCGAAGCGCGCGGCTTCGTCGTGGCGCGCAACCTGGGGCTGGTGGACGCCTTGGAAGTGTTCCTCTTCAAACTCAAGCCCCAGACGGTCTACCACGTCTATGTGAGCGGGCACCGGGCGCCGATCGCCAGCTTCAAGACCAATCCCGCCGGCGCGGCCAACGGCACGGTGATCGGACCGCTGCGCGAAGCAGTGGCCACCTTGTCGTCGAAGACCGCCTCTGCTGCCCGGATCCTCGTGGTGGAAGGCGAGGGACCCCCTGCCGAGTCCTCAGCGGTTCTGACCAGCACGCCGTAAGGGATGAAGCGAGCCAGCCTCCTGGGCCCGTGAAACGTAAGGCATTGAAAAAATTCCACGATAGACGCTGGGCGCCGTCCAGAAAGGGGAATGATCCGCCAGCCGGGCTTGGAATATTCTCGCCAGGCGGCGCCTCTTATACCGGCGGGGCCACGAATACCGCTTCATGGAATCCATTGGGCGTTGGGATGGGTGCGCTGCGTTGACGCAAGCGTTGCGCTGGTTCGCTCCGCGGGGCCGGCGCACCGCCCTGCGCCGCCCTCCGGAGAGGCCGGGGCATGAGCCCGGGCTTCGGCCCCTTCAGGATCCACGCCGGCCCAGCATCCACCCCCGAGGAGAAGCCAGGATGGACTACCGCCTCGCGGCGTTTCTCGCGCTGCTGACCCTTTCAATGCCCGGCTACAGCGCGACCGAAAAAGGCTCGATCAAATCCGGTCCCGTAGAAGTGCCGATTGAAATCGCGCGTCCCTCGGGCAAGGGACCGTTTCCGCCGGTACTCTACATCCACGCCAAGCGCGGCTTCGACGACGTGGACCGGGCCCACATGGAGGAGCTGGCGGCCCAGGGATTCTTGGTCCTGGGGCTGGACTGGCAGAGCGGGCATTTCATTGAACGCTGGCCCGACCGCCATTATCCGGAGACCGAGCCTGACGTGGAAGCGGCCCTGGACGCGCTGCTCAAGCACCCGGACGCCTGCCCGATTCCCGCCGGTGTGGTGGGAGTGTCCCGCGGCGGGTACTATGCCATCCGCTTGGCGGCAAAACGAGGCAAGGACCTGGCCGCCATCGCCACCTATTACGGCCACTTCCAGAACCCCAACGCGCCGGAAGCGCAGCAGCTGTTCTCCATTGCGCCGGAAGTGCTGTCTCTGACGGTCCCCCTGCTGCAGATCATCGGCGACATGGACTTCGAGCTGCGCCGCATCAACAACGGCCGCGCCTTCTACGCCCTGGTGGAGAAAGGCGCCACGGTCGAACTGCAGGTCTACCCCATGGCGCGGCGCGCCTTCGATTTCAGAAACGACGCCACGCCGGAGGAGAAGATCGCCGCCAAGCACGCGCGCGCCAAAGTCAAGCGCTGGTTCTACCAGCACATGAAGCTCGGGCCTGATGGACGGTGCCCTTGACTGCCTCGCGCCCCGGCCCCTGAAAGTCCAGAGAAAGAGGGATGATGGCTGCAGCCGGGCGTGGAATATTTTGGGCGGGCGGCGCCTCTATAACGGCGTGGCAAGAAGCACCGCTTGAGTGGATTCCTCTTCCGAATGGGTGCGCTGGAACCGCCGACGCAAGCTTTGAGCCGGCCCGCGCTGGAGGCCGGCTCACCGCTCTGCGCCGTCCGCCGGCGAGGCCGAGGCGTGAGCCAGGGCATGAGCCCCTCAAAGGTCCGCGCCGGCCGGGGGTCTGCCCGCTGGAACACGCCACAGGGGGACGAGAGGGCGCTG
It contains:
- a CDS encoding dienelactone hydrolase family protein, with the translated sequence MDYRLAAFLALLTLSMPGYSATEKGSIKSGPVEVPIEIARPSGKGPFPPVLYIHAKRGFDDVDRAHMEELAAQGFLVLGLDWQSGHFIERWPDRHYPETEPDVEAALDALLKHPDACPIPAGVVGVSRGGYYAIRLAAKRGKDLAAIATYYGHFQNPNAPEAQQLFSIAPEVLSLTVPLLQIIGDMDFELRRINNGRAFYALVEKGATVELQVYPMARRAFDFRNDATPEEKIAAKHARAKVKRWFYQHMKLGPDGRCP
- the copM gene encoding CopM family metallochaperone; the protein is MNASPRFDRFIRRLGLPGAALATLALAAVGAAAQERHEHPPGTSQAPSPFIASTASPFSTLAAQALAIMHEGMAKAPVNGDPDHDFVTMMIPHHQGAIDMAKALLLYTKDPELRNLALAIITEQQNEIRLMQGWLARHAARNPGAAQETESTSQTR
- a CDS encoding alpha/beta hydrolase; its protein translation is MNRTPSTTLIEGPAAPIEVALVDPGPSRKGIAVVAHPHPLYGGTMDNKVVTTLARAFEGEGFAAVRFNFRGVGKSGGTFDEGFGETDDAVAVAKWALATLGQSPLLLAGFSFGAAIQARAAQQLNPARLVLVAPAVTRVVMPNVPEDTLVIHGENDDVVPLGEVMDWARPQALPVLVIPGGEHFFHGRLHILKRVVVKACRS
- a CDS encoding ABC transporter permease; amino-acid sequence: MFNGFNPKHLQPPRLSLRFVPVWQRNFLVWRKLAIPSMLGNLADPMLYMLALGFGLGSLLPTVEGVSYITFLAAGTVCYGTMNSATFEALYSGFSRMHVQRTWDAILNAPITLDDVVTAEAVWAASKSFLSGMAILAVIWLLGLSHSPLTLWIVLLVPLIGLTFACLGLTVTALSPSYDFFLYYFTLIITPMVLLCGVFFPVSQLPPVLQHVAQFLPLFHAIELVRPLVVGRAPAQPLIHVLVLLGYAAVGFYLALVLTRRRLLK
- a CDS encoding YncE family protein, yielding MKRRSLALALAFGSSVALAAPSPTDRVYTADQNSNTVSVIDPSSNTLLGQIRLGNARPDVLSPLYKGEINVHGLGFSPDHKTLIAISNGSNSVTFIDTATNRVKGIAYIGRSPHEGFFTPDGKEVWAVVRGESHISVIDPNTFKEVARIETAPGPGMVLFHPTRNLAFVVHSFTPEVHVIDVAARQVIKRIPVASPFSPFLQFTPDYKEVWMTHKDVGKVTRIDTETLEVKGVFDTGFITNHLGFAKTARGTLAYVTIGGENAVKVYTTDAAPKLLATIPVGALPHGIWPSDDGTRMYVGLENGDAVEAIDTATDRVIARIPVGQAPQALVYVSNAVPSGTGTANLVPRANGEPINIPLKAAKGEARGFVVARNLGLVDALEVFLFKLKPQTVYHVYVSGHRAPIASFKTNPAGAANGTVIGPLREAVATLSSKTASAARILVVEGEGPPAESSAVLTSTP
- a CDS encoding ATP-binding cassette domain-containing protein, producing the protein MQVLTAQGLRKFYGAHEVVRGVDLTVQRGQCFGLLGPNGAGKTTTLRLCLGLTDPDGGKIHLLGEPVPQRAREARIRVGVVPQSDNLDPDFTVVENLLVFGRYFGLDRKTVARRVPELLAFAGLEGRADTKIQTLSGGMKRRLALARALVNDPDLLFLDEPTTGLDPQARHLIWERLKQLLALGKTIVLTTHFMDEAERLCDTLSVMDHGRIIAHGSPRALIRQNIEREVVEVYGEGAQAWARLHAPRLCQRFEIAGETAFCYCEDAKAVIADLEGRNGLRYLHRPANLEDVFLKLTGRDIRD
- the hemJ gene encoding protoporphyrinogen oxidase HemJ — protein: MLWIKAFHIVFMVTWFAGLFYLPRLFVYHAMAEDPVSQERFQVMERKLYYGIMTPGAVLTLALGLWLWLGYGFSGGWLHAKLALVAVLVGYHLWCGKLLRDFRQQRNTRSHVWYRWFNEFPVLILIAVVILVVVKPF
- a CDS encoding (2Fe-2S) ferredoxin domain-containing protein; the encoded protein is MSYYKYHVFFCCNQRGPGEACCNNHDAQAMRAYAKEQVKALKLAGPGKVRINQAGCLDRCSEGPVIVVYPEGVWYTYVDKDDIDEIIHEHLVNGRIVTRLRI
- a CDS encoding nuclear transport factor 2 family protein; the encoded protein is MKRHALAASFLFLTGSAFAGPALEDANVHFRAIASGDLALLMRGYADNARLNWVGGPLDGTYDGVQSIRAVWEKFTQAQGPLKLTVDRMEESANPKGATVTANVQFDGKQPIKVRYVLTYREGRLVSETWQIDPKLSLAGY